The following proteins are co-located in the Fusobacteria bacterium ZRK30 genome:
- the ispG gene encoding flavodoxin-dependent (E)-4-hydroxy-3-methylbut-2-enyl-diphosphate synthase, translating to MKNTKRIKVGDIYIGGSEDVIIQSMTNTNTTDVERTVAQIKKLEDLGCQLVRVTVNNKAAAEAIKEIKKQINIPLVADIHFDYKLALLAIENGIDKLRINPGNIGSDERVKEVVEKAKEYNIPIRIGVNGGSLEKEILKKYGKVTPEALVESGMYHINLLEKYGFENIIISLKASNVKIMRKAYQIIADKIDYPLHLGVTEAGTYFQGSIKSAIGIGSLLIDGIGDTIRVSLTEDPTEEIGVAKEILKVLGIGEAGTEIISCPTCGRTEIDLIGLTKKVEEKFSDYGKQVKIAVMGCVVNGPGEAREADYGVAGGNGVGVLFKKGKVIKTVKEDEILEELQKLIEEDEEN from the coding sequence ATGAAAAATACTAAAAGAATAAAGGTAGGAGATATCTATATAGGCGGAAGTGAAGATGTAATTATCCAGTCTATGACAAATACAAATACAACAGATGTAGAAAGAACAGTGGCTCAGATAAAGAAGCTGGAAGATCTGGGATGTCAGTTGGTAAGGGTGACTGTAAACAATAAGGCAGCAGCAGAAGCTATAAAGGAGATAAAAAAACAAATTAATATTCCCCTGGTGGCAGATATTCATTTTGATTATAAATTAGCGTTGCTGGCAATAGAAAATGGGATAGATAAACTTCGTATAAATCCGGGAAATATAGGATCCGATGAGAGGGTAAAAGAGGTCGTGGAAAAAGCCAAAGAATATAATATCCCCATCAGGATAGGAGTGAACGGGGGATCACTGGAAAAAGAGATCTTAAAAAAATATGGGAAAGTAACACCTGAAGCCCTGGTTGAGAGTGGGATGTATCATATAAATCTATTGGAAAAATATGGGTTTGAAAATATAATAATCTCTTTAAAGGCAAGTAATGTAAAGATAATGAGAAAAGCCTATCAAATAATAGCTGATAAGATAGATTACCCGTTACACCTGGGAGTGACTGAGGCAGGAACTTATTTTCAGGGGAGTATAAAATCAGCCATAGGAATAGGAAGTCTTTTAATAGACGGGATAGGAGATACTATCCGAGTATCATTGACAGAAGATCCCACAGAGGAGATAGGTGTAGCCAAAGAGATATTAAAAGTATTGGGGATAGGAGAAGCAGGAACAGAGATCATCTCATGCCCTACCTGTGGGAGAACAGAGATTGATTTGATAGGATTGACTAAGAAAGTAGAGGAAAAGTTTTCTGACTACGGGAAACAGGTTAAGATAGCTGTCATGGGATGTGTGGTAAATGGTCCCGGAGAAGCACGGGAAGCTGACTACGGTGTAGCCGGCGGAAATGGTGTAGGAGTCTTGTTTAAAAAGGGGAAAGTAATAAAAACAGTTAAAGAGGATGAAATTTTGGAGGAGCTGCAGAAGTTAATAGAGGAGGATGAGGAGAACTAA